The proteins below come from a single Perca flavescens isolate YP-PL-M2 chromosome 8, PFLA_1.0, whole genome shotgun sequence genomic window:
- the LOC114559528 gene encoding proteoglycan 4 isoform X4, which produces MYMPCTRERRERATTIEIYDSFKVIFLAPNPLSLTTTKIKENECVTKRPKGEPRKRERKQRVGFGFTTPVYKQEIIEKMFRSIFGLKFFERPLSSGDMDSSSKKSKRRSERPLSPQDKNPPTILREHGRRGERPSSSGDTNPSTIMKEHRERGEGPLSCAENQPSITRQQERRNVRSLFIVGTNPSTIMKERRQKGESPLSCAEHKPSTTRQHVRRGESPSSLFSEDKQPSTPRRQQAWRGESPSSSSSEDDQPSTTRQRVRRFESPSSSSSEDKQPSTPRRQQAWRGESPLSSSSEDEHRSTTRQQVRRDVSSLFIVGTNPSTVMKESRQRRESSLSSSSEDDEPSTTRQRVRRFESPSSSSSEDSQPTTRRRQQAWRGESPSSSSSEDDQPSTTRQRVRRFESPSSSSSEDKQPSTPRRQQAWRGESPSSSSSEDDEPSTTRRQQQQSPLSFVDINLSTTFRQNGGIGENHLPCIDIDKPTIWWEHVLRGERPLFRGDFNPSNTLRQDGRSGDSRSSTSSSSEDDESFTTRRQQERRANSPLSIYLSARKEREIIEREKQRLEEEGLKRERERCEEMKRKNQEKERKMFSLRSRIYIWWLNRKIKRIAREIQSTFVDERYLLRHDPLRNPEKMAEKERLLDRRRELVVYKRRQKFKK; this is translated from the exons atgtatatgccATGTACCCGTGAAAGGCGAGAGCGAGCAACTACAATAGAAATCTATGATAGTTTCAAAGTGATTTTTTTAGCGCCGAACCCATTATCACTGACCACCACCaagataaaagaaaatgaatgcgTCACGAAACGACCAAAGGGGGAGccgagaaaaagagagagaaaacaaagagtTGGCTTCGG TTTCACAACGCCAGTATACAAACAAGAGATAATTGAGAAAATGTTTAGATCCATTTTTGGACTAAAATTCTTTGAAAGACCTCTGTCTTCAGGAGATATGGACTCTTCTTCAAAGAAGTCCAAACGAAGGAGTGAGAGACCTTTGTCTCCTCAAGACAAAAACCCTCCCACCATCTTGAGGGAGCACGGACGAAGGGGTGAGAGACCTTCGTCTAGTGGAGACACCAACCCTTCTACTATCATGAAGGAGCACAGAGAAAGGGGTGAGGGCCCTTTGTCTTGTGCAGAAAACCAGCCCTCTATCACCAGGCAGCAAGAACGAAGGAATGTGAGATCTTTGTTCATCGTGGGCACCAACCCTTCTACCATCATGAAGGAGCGCAGGCAAAAGGGTGAGAGCCCTTTGTCTTGTGCAGAACACAAGCCCTCTACCACCAGGCAGCACGTACGAAGGGGTGAGAGCCCTTCTTCTTTATTCTCTGAAGACAAGCAGCCTTCTACTCCAAGGCGGCAGCAAGCATGGAGAGGTGAGAGCCCTTCGTCTTCCTCCTCTGAAGACGACCAACCTTCAACCACCAGGCAGCGAGTACGAAGGTTTGAGAGCCCGTCCTCTTCATCCTCTGAAGACAAGCAGCCTTCTACTCCAAGGCGGCAGCAAGCATGGAGGGGTGAGAGCCCTTTGTCGTCATCTTCTGAAGATGAACATCGCTCTACCACCAGGCAGCAAGTGCGAAGGGATGTGAGCTCTTTGTTCATCGTGGGCACCAACCCTTCTACCGTCATGAAGGAGAGCAGGCAAAGGAGAGAGagctctttgtcttcctcttctGAAGATGATGAGCCTTCTACCACCAGGCAGCGAGTACGAAGGTTTGAGAgcccttcctcttcatcctctgaAGACAGTCAGCCTACTACTCGGAGGCGGCAGCAAGCATGGAGAGGTGAGAGCCCTTCGTCTTCCTCCTCTGAAGACGACCAACCTTCAACCACCAGGCAGCGAGTACGAAGGTTTGAGAGCCCGTCCTCTTCATCCTCTGAAGACAAGCAGCCTTCTACTCCAAGGCGGCAGCAAGCATGGAGGGGTGAGAGCCCTTCGTCGTCATCTTCTGAAGATGACGAGCCTTCTACCACAAGGAGGCAGCAACAACAAAGTCCTTTGTCCTTCGTAGACATCAACCTTTCTACCACCTTTAGGCAGAATGGAGGAATTGGTGAGAACCATTTGCCCTGCATTGACATTGACAAGCCTACCATCTGGTGGGAGCACGTATTAAGGGGTGAGAGACCTTTGTTTCGTGGAGATTTCAACCCTTCAAACACCTTGAGGCAGGACGGACGAAGTGGTGACAGCCGTTCCTCTACATCTTCATCTTCTGAAGACGACGAGTCTTTTACCACAAGGAGGCAGCAAGAAAGAAGGGCTAATAGccctttatctatctatctgagtgcgagaaaggagagagagatcattgaaagagaaaagcagcgtttggaggaggagggtttaaaaagagaaagagagaggtgtgaagagatgaagagaaagaaccaggagaaggagaggaaaatgTTTAGTCTGCGTTCAAGAATATACATTTGGTGGCTCAATCGCAAGATAAAACGCATTGCCAGGGAAATCCAATCAACCTTTGTGGATGAGCGCTACCTCCTGCGTCATG ATCCCCTCAGAAATCCAgagaaaatggcagaaaaagaaCGGCTGCTTGACCGAAGGAGGGAGCTGGTCGTGTACAAACGCAGACAAAAATTTAAG AAATAA
- the LOC114559528 gene encoding proteoglycan 4 isoform X3 encodes MYMPCTRERRERATTIEIYDSFKVIFLAPNPLSLTTTKIKENECVTKRPKGEPRKRERKQRVGFGFTTPVYKQEIIEKMFRSIFGLKFFERPLSSGDMDSSSKKSKRRSERPLSPQDKNPPTILREHGRRGERPSSSGDTNPSTIMKEHRERGEGPLSCAENQPSITRQQERRNVRSLFIVGTNPSTIMKERRQKGESPLSCAEHKPSTTRQHVRRGESPSSLFSEDKQPSTPRRQQAWRGESPSSSSSEDDQPSTTRQRVRRFESPSSSSSEDKQPSTPRRQQAWRGESPLSSSSEDEHRSTTRQQVRRDVSSLFIVGTNPSTVMKESRQRRESSLSSSSEDDEPSTTRQRVRRFESPSSSSSEDSQPTTRRRQQAWRGESPSSSSSEDDQPSTTRQRVRRFESPSSSSSEDKQPSTPRRQQAWRGESPSSSSSEDDEPSTTRRQQQQSPLSFVDINLSTTFRQNGGIGENHLPCIDIDKPTIWWEHVLRGERPLFRGDFNPSNTLRQDGRSGDSRSSTSSSSEDDESFTTRRQQERRANSPLSIYLSARKEREIIEREKQRLEEEGLKRERERCEEMKRKNQEKERKMFSLRSRIYIWWLNRKIKRIAREIQSTFVDERYLLRHDPLRNPEKMAEKERLLDRRRELVVYKRRQKFKDSDWLMWA; translated from the exons atgtatatgccATGTACCCGTGAAAGGCGAGAGCGAGCAACTACAATAGAAATCTATGATAGTTTCAAAGTGATTTTTTTAGCGCCGAACCCATTATCACTGACCACCACCaagataaaagaaaatgaatgcgTCACGAAACGACCAAAGGGGGAGccgagaaaaagagagagaaaacaaagagtTGGCTTCGG TTTCACAACGCCAGTATACAAACAAGAGATAATTGAGAAAATGTTTAGATCCATTTTTGGACTAAAATTCTTTGAAAGACCTCTGTCTTCAGGAGATATGGACTCTTCTTCAAAGAAGTCCAAACGAAGGAGTGAGAGACCTTTGTCTCCTCAAGACAAAAACCCTCCCACCATCTTGAGGGAGCACGGACGAAGGGGTGAGAGACCTTCGTCTAGTGGAGACACCAACCCTTCTACTATCATGAAGGAGCACAGAGAAAGGGGTGAGGGCCCTTTGTCTTGTGCAGAAAACCAGCCCTCTATCACCAGGCAGCAAGAACGAAGGAATGTGAGATCTTTGTTCATCGTGGGCACCAACCCTTCTACCATCATGAAGGAGCGCAGGCAAAAGGGTGAGAGCCCTTTGTCTTGTGCAGAACACAAGCCCTCTACCACCAGGCAGCACGTACGAAGGGGTGAGAGCCCTTCTTCTTTATTCTCTGAAGACAAGCAGCCTTCTACTCCAAGGCGGCAGCAAGCATGGAGAGGTGAGAGCCCTTCGTCTTCCTCCTCTGAAGACGACCAACCTTCAACCACCAGGCAGCGAGTACGAAGGTTTGAGAGCCCGTCCTCTTCATCCTCTGAAGACAAGCAGCCTTCTACTCCAAGGCGGCAGCAAGCATGGAGGGGTGAGAGCCCTTTGTCGTCATCTTCTGAAGATGAACATCGCTCTACCACCAGGCAGCAAGTGCGAAGGGATGTGAGCTCTTTGTTCATCGTGGGCACCAACCCTTCTACCGTCATGAAGGAGAGCAGGCAAAGGAGAGAGagctctttgtcttcctcttctGAAGATGATGAGCCTTCTACCACCAGGCAGCGAGTACGAAGGTTTGAGAgcccttcctcttcatcctctgaAGACAGTCAGCCTACTACTCGGAGGCGGCAGCAAGCATGGAGAGGTGAGAGCCCTTCGTCTTCCTCCTCTGAAGACGACCAACCTTCAACCACCAGGCAGCGAGTACGAAGGTTTGAGAGCCCGTCCTCTTCATCCTCTGAAGACAAGCAGCCTTCTACTCCAAGGCGGCAGCAAGCATGGAGGGGTGAGAGCCCTTCGTCGTCATCTTCTGAAGATGACGAGCCTTCTACCACAAGGAGGCAGCAACAACAAAGTCCTTTGTCCTTCGTAGACATCAACCTTTCTACCACCTTTAGGCAGAATGGAGGAATTGGTGAGAACCATTTGCCCTGCATTGACATTGACAAGCCTACCATCTGGTGGGAGCACGTATTAAGGGGTGAGAGACCTTTGTTTCGTGGAGATTTCAACCCTTCAAACACCTTGAGGCAGGACGGACGAAGTGGTGACAGCCGTTCCTCTACATCTTCATCTTCTGAAGACGACGAGTCTTTTACCACAAGGAGGCAGCAAGAAAGAAGGGCTAATAGccctttatctatctatctgagtgcgagaaaggagagagagatcattgaaagagaaaagcagcgtttggaggaggagggtttaaaaagagaaagagagaggtgtgaagagatgaagagaaagaaccaggagaaggagaggaaaatgTTTAGTCTGCGTTCAAGAATATACATTTGGTGGCTCAATCGCAAGATAAAACGCATTGCCAGGGAAATCCAATCAACCTTTGTGGATGAGCGCTACCTCCTGCGTCATG ATCCCCTCAGAAATCCAgagaaaatggcagaaaaagaaCGGCTGCTTGACCGAAGGAGGGAGCTGGTCGTGTACAAACGCAGACAAAAATTTAAG gattctgattggctaatgtgggcttga
- the LOC114559528 gene encoding serine/arginine repetitive matrix protein 2 isoform X1: MYMPCTRERRERATTIEIYDSFKVIFLAPNPLSLTTTKIKENECVTKRPKGEPRKRERKQRVGFGFTTPVYKQEIIEKMFRSIFGLKFFERPLSSGDMDSSSKKSKRRSERPLSPQDKNPPTILREHGRRGERPSSSGDTNPSTIMKEHRERGEGPLSCAENQPSITRQQERRNVRSLFIVGTNPSTIMKERRQKGESPLSCAEHKPSTTRQHVRRGESPSSLFSEDKQPSTPRRQQAWRGESPSSSSSEDDQPSTTRQRVRRFESPSSSSSEDKQPSTPRRQQAWRGESPLSSSSEDEHRSTTRQQVRRDVSSLFIVGTNPSTVMKESRQRRESSLSSSSEDDEPSTTRQRVRRFESPSSSSSEDSQPTTRRRQQAWRGESPSSSSSEDDQPSTTRQRVRRFESPSSSSSEDKQPSTPRRQQAWRGESPSSSSSEDDEPSTTRRQQQQSPLSFVDINLSTTFRQNGGIGENHLPCIDIDKPTIWWEHVLRGERPLFRGDFNPSNTLRQDGRSGDSRSSTSSSSEDDESFTTRRQQERRANSPLSIYLSARKEREIIEREKQRLEEEGLKRERERCEEMKRKNQEKERKMFSLRSRIYIWWLNRKIKRIAREIQSTFVDERYLLRHDPLRNPEKMAEKERLLDRRRELVVYKRRQKFKVEREVMKQKLNVERKEINAKKMENISELCCNSESRHMLNLRNGPMPVRSRKLVLVNIYQLR; encoded by the exons atgtatatgccATGTACCCGTGAAAGGCGAGAGCGAGCAACTACAATAGAAATCTATGATAGTTTCAAAGTGATTTTTTTAGCGCCGAACCCATTATCACTGACCACCACCaagataaaagaaaatgaatgcgTCACGAAACGACCAAAGGGGGAGccgagaaaaagagagagaaaacaaagagtTGGCTTCGG TTTCACAACGCCAGTATACAAACAAGAGATAATTGAGAAAATGTTTAGATCCATTTTTGGACTAAAATTCTTTGAAAGACCTCTGTCTTCAGGAGATATGGACTCTTCTTCAAAGAAGTCCAAACGAAGGAGTGAGAGACCTTTGTCTCCTCAAGACAAAAACCCTCCCACCATCTTGAGGGAGCACGGACGAAGGGGTGAGAGACCTTCGTCTAGTGGAGACACCAACCCTTCTACTATCATGAAGGAGCACAGAGAAAGGGGTGAGGGCCCTTTGTCTTGTGCAGAAAACCAGCCCTCTATCACCAGGCAGCAAGAACGAAGGAATGTGAGATCTTTGTTCATCGTGGGCACCAACCCTTCTACCATCATGAAGGAGCGCAGGCAAAAGGGTGAGAGCCCTTTGTCTTGTGCAGAACACAAGCCCTCTACCACCAGGCAGCACGTACGAAGGGGTGAGAGCCCTTCTTCTTTATTCTCTGAAGACAAGCAGCCTTCTACTCCAAGGCGGCAGCAAGCATGGAGAGGTGAGAGCCCTTCGTCTTCCTCCTCTGAAGACGACCAACCTTCAACCACCAGGCAGCGAGTACGAAGGTTTGAGAGCCCGTCCTCTTCATCCTCTGAAGACAAGCAGCCTTCTACTCCAAGGCGGCAGCAAGCATGGAGGGGTGAGAGCCCTTTGTCGTCATCTTCTGAAGATGAACATCGCTCTACCACCAGGCAGCAAGTGCGAAGGGATGTGAGCTCTTTGTTCATCGTGGGCACCAACCCTTCTACCGTCATGAAGGAGAGCAGGCAAAGGAGAGAGagctctttgtcttcctcttctGAAGATGATGAGCCTTCTACCACCAGGCAGCGAGTACGAAGGTTTGAGAgcccttcctcttcatcctctgaAGACAGTCAGCCTACTACTCGGAGGCGGCAGCAAGCATGGAGAGGTGAGAGCCCTTCGTCTTCCTCCTCTGAAGACGACCAACCTTCAACCACCAGGCAGCGAGTACGAAGGTTTGAGAGCCCGTCCTCTTCATCCTCTGAAGACAAGCAGCCTTCTACTCCAAGGCGGCAGCAAGCATGGAGGGGTGAGAGCCCTTCGTCGTCATCTTCTGAAGATGACGAGCCTTCTACCACAAGGAGGCAGCAACAACAAAGTCCTTTGTCCTTCGTAGACATCAACCTTTCTACCACCTTTAGGCAGAATGGAGGAATTGGTGAGAACCATTTGCCCTGCATTGACATTGACAAGCCTACCATCTGGTGGGAGCACGTATTAAGGGGTGAGAGACCTTTGTTTCGTGGAGATTTCAACCCTTCAAACACCTTGAGGCAGGACGGACGAAGTGGTGACAGCCGTTCCTCTACATCTTCATCTTCTGAAGACGACGAGTCTTTTACCACAAGGAGGCAGCAAGAAAGAAGGGCTAATAGccctttatctatctatctgagtgcgagaaaggagagagagatcattgaaagagaaaagcagcgtttggaggaggagggtttaaaaagagaaagagagaggtgtgaagagatgaagagaaagaaccaggagaaggagaggaaaatgTTTAGTCTGCGTTCAAGAATATACATTTGGTGGCTCAATCGCAAGATAAAACGCATTGCCAGGGAAATCCAATCAACCTTTGTGGATGAGCGCTACCTCCTGCGTCATG ATCCCCTCAGAAATCCAgagaaaatggcagaaaaagaaCGGCTGCTTGACCGAAGGAGGGAGCTGGTCGTGTACAAACGCAGACAAAAATTTAAGGTGGAGAGGGAAGTGATGAAGCAAAAACTGAACGTAGAGAGGAAGGAAATAAATGCGAAGAAGATGGAGAATATCTCTGAGTTATGCTGCAACTCAGAAAGCCGACATATGTTAAATCTTCGCAACGGGCCAATGCCAGTCAGGTCACGCAAACTCGTACTTGTTAACATATATCAATTAAGATAA
- the LOC114559528 gene encoding proteoglycan 4 isoform X2, with amino-acid sequence MYMPCTRERRERATTIEIYDSFKVIFLAPNPLSLTTTKIKENECVTKRPKGEPRKRERKQRVGFGFTTPVYKQEIIEKMFRSIFGLKFFERPLSSGDMDSSSKKSKRRSERPLSPQDKNPPTILREHGRRGERPSSSGDTNPSTIMKEHRERGEGPLSCAENQPSITRQQERRNVRSLFIVGTNPSTIMKERRQKGESPLSCAEHKPSTTRQHVRRGESPSSLFSEDKQPSTPRRQQAWRGESPSSSSSEDDQPSTTRQRVRRFESPSSSSSEDKQPSTPRRQQAWRGESPLSSSSEDEHRSTTRQQVRRDVSSLFIVGTNPSTVMKESRQRRESSLSSSSEDDEPSTTRQRVRRFESPSSSSSEDSQPTTRRRQQAWRGESPSSSSSEDDQPSTTRQRVRRFESPSSSSSEDKQPSTPRRQQAWRGESPSSSSSEDDEPSTTRRQQQQSPLSFVDINLSTTFRQNGGIGENHLPCIDIDKPTIWWEHVLRGERPLFRGDFNPSNTLRQDGRSGDSRSSTSSSSEDDESFTTRRQQERRANSPLSIYLSARKEREIIEREKQRLEEEGLKRERERCEEMKRKNQEKERKMFSLRSRIYIWWLNRKIKRIAREIQSTFVDERYLLRHDPLRNPEKMAEKERLLDRRRELVVYKRRQKFKVEREVMKQKLNK; translated from the exons atgtatatgccATGTACCCGTGAAAGGCGAGAGCGAGCAACTACAATAGAAATCTATGATAGTTTCAAAGTGATTTTTTTAGCGCCGAACCCATTATCACTGACCACCACCaagataaaagaaaatgaatgcgTCACGAAACGACCAAAGGGGGAGccgagaaaaagagagagaaaacaaagagtTGGCTTCGG TTTCACAACGCCAGTATACAAACAAGAGATAATTGAGAAAATGTTTAGATCCATTTTTGGACTAAAATTCTTTGAAAGACCTCTGTCTTCAGGAGATATGGACTCTTCTTCAAAGAAGTCCAAACGAAGGAGTGAGAGACCTTTGTCTCCTCAAGACAAAAACCCTCCCACCATCTTGAGGGAGCACGGACGAAGGGGTGAGAGACCTTCGTCTAGTGGAGACACCAACCCTTCTACTATCATGAAGGAGCACAGAGAAAGGGGTGAGGGCCCTTTGTCTTGTGCAGAAAACCAGCCCTCTATCACCAGGCAGCAAGAACGAAGGAATGTGAGATCTTTGTTCATCGTGGGCACCAACCCTTCTACCATCATGAAGGAGCGCAGGCAAAAGGGTGAGAGCCCTTTGTCTTGTGCAGAACACAAGCCCTCTACCACCAGGCAGCACGTACGAAGGGGTGAGAGCCCTTCTTCTTTATTCTCTGAAGACAAGCAGCCTTCTACTCCAAGGCGGCAGCAAGCATGGAGAGGTGAGAGCCCTTCGTCTTCCTCCTCTGAAGACGACCAACCTTCAACCACCAGGCAGCGAGTACGAAGGTTTGAGAGCCCGTCCTCTTCATCCTCTGAAGACAAGCAGCCTTCTACTCCAAGGCGGCAGCAAGCATGGAGGGGTGAGAGCCCTTTGTCGTCATCTTCTGAAGATGAACATCGCTCTACCACCAGGCAGCAAGTGCGAAGGGATGTGAGCTCTTTGTTCATCGTGGGCACCAACCCTTCTACCGTCATGAAGGAGAGCAGGCAAAGGAGAGAGagctctttgtcttcctcttctGAAGATGATGAGCCTTCTACCACCAGGCAGCGAGTACGAAGGTTTGAGAgcccttcctcttcatcctctgaAGACAGTCAGCCTACTACTCGGAGGCGGCAGCAAGCATGGAGAGGTGAGAGCCCTTCGTCTTCCTCCTCTGAAGACGACCAACCTTCAACCACCAGGCAGCGAGTACGAAGGTTTGAGAGCCCGTCCTCTTCATCCTCTGAAGACAAGCAGCCTTCTACTCCAAGGCGGCAGCAAGCATGGAGGGGTGAGAGCCCTTCGTCGTCATCTTCTGAAGATGACGAGCCTTCTACCACAAGGAGGCAGCAACAACAAAGTCCTTTGTCCTTCGTAGACATCAACCTTTCTACCACCTTTAGGCAGAATGGAGGAATTGGTGAGAACCATTTGCCCTGCATTGACATTGACAAGCCTACCATCTGGTGGGAGCACGTATTAAGGGGTGAGAGACCTTTGTTTCGTGGAGATTTCAACCCTTCAAACACCTTGAGGCAGGACGGACGAAGTGGTGACAGCCGTTCCTCTACATCTTCATCTTCTGAAGACGACGAGTCTTTTACCACAAGGAGGCAGCAAGAAAGAAGGGCTAATAGccctttatctatctatctgagtgcgagaaaggagagagagatcattgaaagagaaaagcagcgtttggaggaggagggtttaaaaagagaaagagagaggtgtgaagagatgaagagaaagaaccaggagaaggagaggaaaatgTTTAGTCTGCGTTCAAGAATATACATTTGGTGGCTCAATCGCAAGATAAAACGCATTGCCAGGGAAATCCAATCAACCTTTGTGGATGAGCGCTACCTCCTGCGTCATG ATCCCCTCAGAAATCCAgagaaaatggcagaaaaagaaCGGCTGCTTGACCGAAGGAGGGAGCTGGTCGTGTACAAACGCAGACAAAAATTTAAGGTGGAGAGGGAAGTGATGAAGCAAAAACTGAAC AAATAA
- the LOC114559528 gene encoding proteoglycan 4 isoform X5: MFRSIFGLKFFERPLSSGDMDSSSKKSKRRSERPLSPQDKNPPTILREHGRRGERPSSSGDTNPSTIMKEHRERGEGPLSCAENQPSITRQQERRNVRSLFIVGTNPSTIMKERRQKGESPLSCAEHKPSTTRQHVRRGESPSSLFSEDKQPSTPRRQQAWRGESPSSSSSEDDQPSTTRQRVRRFESPSSSSSEDKQPSTPRRQQAWRGESPLSSSSEDEHRSTTRQQVRRDVSSLFIVGTNPSTVMKESRQRRESSLSSSSEDDEPSTTRQRVRRFESPSSSSSEDSQPTTRRRQQAWRGESPSSSSSEDDQPSTTRQRVRRFESPSSSSSEDKQPSTPRRQQAWRGESPSSSSSEDDEPSTTRRQQQQSPLSFVDINLSTTFRQNGGIGENHLPCIDIDKPTIWWEHVLRGERPLFRGDFNPSNTLRQDGRSGDSRSSTSSSSEDDESFTTRRQQERRANSPLSIYLSARKEREIIEREKQRLEEEGLKRERERCEEMKRKNQEKERKMFSLRSRIYIWWLNRKIKRIAREIQSTFVDERYLLRHDPLRNPEKMAEKERLLDRRRELVVYKRRQKFKVEREVMKQKLNVERKEINAKKMENISELCCNSESRHMLNLRNGPMPVRSRKLVLVNIYQLR, translated from the exons ATGTTTAGATCCATTTTTGGACTAAAATTCTTTGAAAGACCTCTGTCTTCAGGAGATATGGACTCTTCTTCAAAGAAGTCCAAACGAAGGAGTGAGAGACCTTTGTCTCCTCAAGACAAAAACCCTCCCACCATCTTGAGGGAGCACGGACGAAGGGGTGAGAGACCTTCGTCTAGTGGAGACACCAACCCTTCTACTATCATGAAGGAGCACAGAGAAAGGGGTGAGGGCCCTTTGTCTTGTGCAGAAAACCAGCCCTCTATCACCAGGCAGCAAGAACGAAGGAATGTGAGATCTTTGTTCATCGTGGGCACCAACCCTTCTACCATCATGAAGGAGCGCAGGCAAAAGGGTGAGAGCCCTTTGTCTTGTGCAGAACACAAGCCCTCTACCACCAGGCAGCACGTACGAAGGGGTGAGAGCCCTTCTTCTTTATTCTCTGAAGACAAGCAGCCTTCTACTCCAAGGCGGCAGCAAGCATGGAGAGGTGAGAGCCCTTCGTCTTCCTCCTCTGAAGACGACCAACCTTCAACCACCAGGCAGCGAGTACGAAGGTTTGAGAGCCCGTCCTCTTCATCCTCTGAAGACAAGCAGCCTTCTACTCCAAGGCGGCAGCAAGCATGGAGGGGTGAGAGCCCTTTGTCGTCATCTTCTGAAGATGAACATCGCTCTACCACCAGGCAGCAAGTGCGAAGGGATGTGAGCTCTTTGTTCATCGTGGGCACCAACCCTTCTACCGTCATGAAGGAGAGCAGGCAAAGGAGAGAGagctctttgtcttcctcttctGAAGATGATGAGCCTTCTACCACCAGGCAGCGAGTACGAAGGTTTGAGAgcccttcctcttcatcctctgaAGACAGTCAGCCTACTACTCGGAGGCGGCAGCAAGCATGGAGAGGTGAGAGCCCTTCGTCTTCCTCCTCTGAAGACGACCAACCTTCAACCACCAGGCAGCGAGTACGAAGGTTTGAGAGCCCGTCCTCTTCATCCTCTGAAGACAAGCAGCCTTCTACTCCAAGGCGGCAGCAAGCATGGAGGGGTGAGAGCCCTTCGTCGTCATCTTCTGAAGATGACGAGCCTTCTACCACAAGGAGGCAGCAACAACAAAGTCCTTTGTCCTTCGTAGACATCAACCTTTCTACCACCTTTAGGCAGAATGGAGGAATTGGTGAGAACCATTTGCCCTGCATTGACATTGACAAGCCTACCATCTGGTGGGAGCACGTATTAAGGGGTGAGAGACCTTTGTTTCGTGGAGATTTCAACCCTTCAAACACCTTGAGGCAGGACGGACGAAGTGGTGACAGCCGTTCCTCTACATCTTCATCTTCTGAAGACGACGAGTCTTTTACCACAAGGAGGCAGCAAGAAAGAAGGGCTAATAGccctttatctatctatctgagtgcgagaaaggagagagagatcattgaaagagaaaagcagcgtttggaggaggagggtttaaaaagagaaagagagaggtgtgaagagatgaagagaaagaaccaggagaaggagaggaaaatgTTTAGTCTGCGTTCAAGAATATACATTTGGTGGCTCAATCGCAAGATAAAACGCATTGCCAGGGAAATCCAATCAACCTTTGTGGATGAGCGCTACCTCCTGCGTCATG ATCCCCTCAGAAATCCAgagaaaatggcagaaaaagaaCGGCTGCTTGACCGAAGGAGGGAGCTGGTCGTGTACAAACGCAGACAAAAATTTAAGGTGGAGAGGGAAGTGATGAAGCAAAAACTGAACGTAGAGAGGAAGGAAATAAATGCGAAGAAGATGGAGAATATCTCTGAGTTATGCTGCAACTCAGAAAGCCGACATATGTTAAATCTTCGCAACGGGCCAATGCCAGTCAGGTCACGCAAACTCGTACTTGTTAACATATATCAATTAAGATAA